The genomic stretch GGATAGCCTTAGGACCAAATGATTGAAATTACATTATGCATGAGGGATAGATAGAGTGCATATAAGCTAGGTAGGATTTAGGAGAAAACatatatgaaatataattaTCAGAAACAAAAACATGCAAAAGGACATGGAATGCAGCCATACCTCATGGCAGACCAACTTCATACTTCTTCTGCATTCTGCATTAAGAACTCTCAGTTTTTCCAAAACCCCAAGGGCCTTTCCGGATAGTCTAATAAGAGTGGAATATTAATGAGTTTAGTCCACGAATCCTTCACACCAAATTTGAACAAAACCCATATAACGAAAGATCGACTGCTTGTTTCCCGGTGCAGATTGCTTGAGTAAAACCTTTCTTGAGCAGATTTCTCTAGTAACTGTATATCAAAGGATATCCTAAAAACCCCAACTCTAAAGTATTTGAGCTGTCTGGCAAGGCCACAAGCCTGTCACATTCCCATATTTCCAGATTATCAAGAGAGGTGAGGTTTTCCAGTCCCTGGGGCAGAGATTCAAGATTTGGCAGTCGCTCAAGATGAAGAGAGGATAAATTAGAAGGCAGCAAACACTTGTCAGGAAAAGATACCAACCCTTGACATCCACCAAAGGACAAGTCCATTAGACAAGTGAGTCTGTGCAGCCCCCACTCATATGAGGGCCTGAGATTCTCAGAGTCTAAGATTGAGAGTGACAGCAGATTGGCCGGTAAGCCCCCCTCTGGAAATGATGCAAGACTTGAGCAACCATCTATGCGTAGTTCTTCAAGAGATGTGAGGCTATACATCTGATTTGGTAGGTACTTGAGACTCCTGCAATTAGAGATTTTTACTGATCGCAGCTTGGTTGGCAAGCCAGGTTCTGGAAAAGACAAAAGAAGTGGGCACTCAACTACTTCTAAGTAATCGAGACGCTTGAGGTTGTGTAGGCCTCCAGGTAATGACTTGAGGTTCTTACAACTACTAATGAAGAGCTCCTTAAGGTTCATGACAGTGCTGGATGTGACAGTGGACAGCCCAAAAGTTCCTTCCGAGAAGAACATGATAGAATGACAACatgaaattttaaagaattCAAGACAGATATTGCTTTGCATCTGCTCCGGAAGTGACTCTAAACTCATGCAGTCatggatttcaatttttttaagcgTGCTGGGCAACTGGCCTCCTGGTAAAGATTTGAGAGAAGAGCAGCCTTCAATTACCAAGTATTCAAGTAAAGGAAACACCTTCTCATTGTTAAGCATCTTCCACTCAGGGAGGAACATCAGAGCCTTACAATCCTTGATCTCAAGTCTTATGAGCGTGGAAGGCAAGCCTGTCGCAGGAAAGGACACAAGCGAGGGACATTTTGAGACCCTCAACTCCTTAAGAGATGAAAGTTCGTATAAACTTTGTGGCAACTCCTTTAAGAATGGACATCCGGAAATCTCCAAACGCTGGAGGCAATGGAGATTTTGCAATCCGAGTTCATTGGACAAAGTTGTGAGCTCACCAAGATTAGCAATCTGTAATTCTTCAAGAGCTGTTAACTTTTGAAGAAACCTTTCAAGCAAACATATGAGCATGGAAATTTGACACACACGCAGGTAAGTAAGCGAGGACAGGTTACCTATGCTTTGTAACACCCTTTCATCAAACTTATTTACTTCTAATTCACGGATTGAAGGAAGCCCCGGAAGTTCAGCCAATTCTTGGCATCCATTTATTTCAAGCATTGCCAATGAAGGAAAAAGATGGGGTAGTTCCCTCAGGTTGGGACATGTCCGTATAGAAAGCTCAAGGAGGCAAGGGAATTCACTGCcttgttttaagttttcatCAACTGTCAAAACCCTTGGAAGACTTTCCAATGCTTCACACCCCATAATACTCATTTTTTTCAAGGCAGGAAAGTGGTGTAACAATTTTCTTAGCTTAGGACAGTTACGGATTTCAATCTGTTGCAGGTTATTGAAGTCTCCTCTGCCTTCAACTCCAGAAGAAGACCACTCCTCCCACAGTAACATGTTTTCAAACTTTAAAGTCTCCAAGGATGGAAAAGGCATAGCAGAAAAACAGCCATCACCATAGAACTCAGCGCCTATTCTTTTAATTCCTTCCATTCCTTCAACCATGAGGTCTTTGAGAGAGGGCAGCTGCCCAACTGGTGGTAGATGACTACACTTTGAACAATTACTAAGTCTTAGAACGATCAGATTGGAGAACAAAGGAGATCCAATCCAAGTTGGGAATATTGTACCTCCATAGTCCCTGATAATGATTTGCGTTATGTTTCTGTGCGGTTGCAACATCTCAAGAACATCTGTTTCAACTGATTCATTTCTTGAACTACCCAAACTGTTGCTCCATCCCAGTGTTTGCTCAGCAGGTTCATGTGTATAAGATTCCATGCCTCGAACTGAATCCTGTGACATGTCAGATACTCCCTCTGCAACCACATAATTAACTGAATCTTCGATGCTGTTTCTCCATGGGAATACCGTCTGATCAGGTACTCCCTCTGCATCCACAAAATTAACTGAATCTTCAAAGCCGTTACTCCATTGGAATACCAACTGATCAAGTCCCTGCTTGTCCTTCAAATTAGCCTCCATTGCATCGGTAAAGCTGACAACGTTTTGCAGTCCGGAAATGACAAGTGATCCTTGAAGTTGTGACATGTCTCTCAAGTCTCTGATTCCTAGCCCACCATCTTTACCCACTGTGAAAGTAGATAATGTTTGAAGATTCTTCAATCTACAAATTTGCTGTGGCATCTCTTTTAACCTGCTTCCACTCATGCAAAGATGCCGTAAGCACATTAGCTTCCCCATATCTGCAGGCAACTTAGTGAGAGAGCGACATTGCAATAGGATCAATGTTTGTAAATTGTAAAGAGTACCAGTTGAGTCAGGTAATGTTTTAATTGCTGTGTGAGAAAGGTCCAGGTAGCGTAGATGTTTTAAGTCACCAATGGAATCTGGCAATTCAGTGAGGCAACAAGCATTAAATGACAACACTCGTAGATATCTTAGCTTTGGTAAGAGATCACGAGGGACTTGATTAGCCAAATAGCTAATTCCAATAGTGCCAGTTGGATCTAACGGTAGGAAGGTGCGTAAGCGTTCAAATCCATTGAAGGCATCAAATTTTGAGAGCACGTCGCGTCTGCCGCGTAAGTACGAGGAATGGCGAGCCTTCTCATGAATTCTGTTTTGATTACCATCCTTTAGGTTATCCTCCAATCTGAAACAAAATTCTCCAGAAACAATATGAGCTAAATCTTTCATGAGGCCATGCATCATAAATCGCGACTCCTTGTCAATAGATTCTTGAAAGAATGACCTTGATACTAGCTCGAGAAAATATTCGCCACCCACATCTTCCAATCTTTTCTTGGCATTAGGTTGCAACACAAATCCTTCTGCCATCCATAACAAAACCAGCGAGTCCTTGTCAAATTCATATCCCGGAGGGAATATTGAACAATATGCAAAACATTGCTTCAAATGCGCAGGAAGGTGATGATAGCTTAGTCTTAGACTCTGAAGAAtatcactttcatcatcaggTAGATCCCATATTTTCCTATTCAATATATCTTTCCATTCGTCTTCTTCTTGTCTAGAGCGCAATAGGATTCCCAGTCTCTTTGCAGCTAAGGGCAAACCTTCACACTTTTCCACAACCTCCCTACCAATTGCCTCCAAATTTGGATAGAAATCAATGTTTCTATTCTCAAATGCTTGACTTGTGAACAATGACCAGCAATCATCAAATGATAAACCTCTCAAATGATGAGCTGGAACTGTCCCCATGCTTGATGCAACATCCCTATTCCTCGTTGTCACCAATATTTTACTTCCTCTTGCCCCTGTTTTTAATGGTTTCCATAAGAGATCCCAATCATTATTTCTCTTGTTCCAAACATCATCCAAAACAAGCAAAAATCTCTTCCCGACCAGTTTCCCTTTCAAACTAACTTGAAGCAGATTTAAGTCATTGAGATCAGTATTTTCCCAAGTGATTGacctaaaaattgtttttgttaccCTCACTACATCAAattgatcagacacacacacCCAAATTCTTAAATCAAAATGCTCCTCTACTCTTTCATCGTTGTAAACAATTTGAGCAAGAGTCGTCTTGCCAATACCACCCATCCCGAATATAGGAACTACACCAATTCTATTCATAATTGGTGCATCCCTCAGGAGCAGCTCGATTATCAAACCCTTTTCATGATTTCTGCCATAGACACAAGTTTCATCTACCAATGAAGTTGTTGGTAATCTTTGTTTGAGCCCCGACGAGCTTCCTCCAACACTGTCTTTCAAACCAAGGGCTTCTTTATATTTCGCAATTAATTGTAACTtctcaataatatttttcaatttggacTCTATCTCTCTACTAGATGGGGTGGAGATGAAGCTCCAGTTCCATACCTGATTTGGGCTGGCCTGAGATTCAGCTTCCACCTTACATTTCAAAGCTTCGGTAGCAAGCTCATCCAATATGTCCTCTGCATCATAAAGAACATCTTTAGCCATGTGCAGCCACTTCTCCACTGCAGGGCTATGAAACTGCTTCTCCTCTGCGTCATTAAGCAGTGCTGTGACAGTCAGCAATGTGATCTTCAACTTTTCCAGCAAATCATCGTACTTCCTGCTGCGTACCAAGTCTATGAACTCGCGGGAAGCCAATCTGTCAAACAACACTTGAAGGAAAGCTGAGAGAAAAGCCTCTCCCACAGCCATGGTTATTTAACAAGAAatttaaaaggaaacaaaattgAACAAAGATAGATAATGCAAACAAGAGAAATGAAGCAGATTTTGCTTTTTCAGCAGTGCAGACTGAAGCAGCCAACGTTGAAACAGAATTATGATAGTGGTTTGAAAAGTCGCACTAGTCTATAATAAAGAACGACTGAGGCTACCAACCAGCCACTTGTCGTTGAAAAGTGTTTAACACAAGTTCGTGACTCTTCGGctcaatgattttaaaagttatttatgaatgttaaaaaataaatataaaaaattgagaataagTGTAGATTActtaaacatatatttaataataatttttgttggAGCATTCGTAGGTTCAATAATTTGCTACTCAGCTATTTTTTTTATGGCTAAGTTGTAAAGGACTCAATGAGAttcttacaaaacaaaaaaaagattagaAGGTCTTCCGTTGGAGCCGACAAACTTTTGATGCCTAAGTTagcatatttatttttggataaaaaaatataataaaaattcacCTCTAATTATCAATGAGTTGAGTTAATGGCTagaattttttctaaaaaaatcttAGAGTCACAAATATGACACATGtctttgtaataaaaaaaatatattattaaaaaaaataataaacaaataatggggtggccggccatcccATGACCCCTTGGGGgttgttcggccaccccctagggccaaatgaaaaaaataaaaataaaaataaaatagcgtTTGCCTTTGGGGGTTGAAGTTGAATCACCCACAAGGGAGATGGCAATAGCCGAGTCAACCCTCAAGGACTaatccattattattatttttttattcatttgtccCATGGgagtgattcggccacccctaaagaCAAAGCCACCCCAGACTGGTCGGTTTGAGGGTAGTCAAAATCACCCCAAACCCAACAGGGGTGGCCCCTGGctggccatttggggtggctcaaGCCTCCCCCAACTAAAATGAGGtgatcggccaccccctatggccaagatggagTGGGCggtcacccttttttttttattaattttttaaaatcttaaataatattttatgatttttatcgCATGTAAAACATACGCCccatttcaattttaaattcgAAGTTGGAAATCTtgtactataaaaaaaaaaaaaaactctttaattttaaataaactcAGAAAAGGATTTCGTGGTTGAGAGTGGTAAGTGAGAGAcataaaagagagagattggggaaaaaaagaggccactttctttctttctcattttattcaaagattaaaaaaatgtgcACACATGTCATTACATGAGTTATCAATAACATATgataaataagtataaaaaatgggacttataaaaaaaaaaaaaaaaagtataaaaaatggGGCCCACTCAGGGAGATTTTCTCCCccaacaattttaaaatgattttatgaATATAAATAATGGACGTAACATATGTGGGAAGAGTTATTGTCGGATAGTggttcatttggtaaaaaaaaagccGACGTAGATATCGCTTGGCGGCTTGGCGTAGATCTCGCTTGCTCCAATCGTTacgtgagagaaaaaaaaaaatctgtaaatataatatattccAGCTGAATATCGTTACATATGAATGCTTTGtctttattaaattgaaaataaaaataataattaaaaacaattcatgtaaatatatattcCAGCTGTACAATATATTACCCTTCTTCTTAAACCTGCGGCAAGAATTCCAAGAAACGCGTGCACTCTGTAACCTCCTCAATCCACAGACTCCTAAAATCAACGGTCATTAAACCTTCAACCCGAAAATCCCAACATAAACCCCTCCACACTATAAAACAACCTCCCACTTTGGGATCCAAACTATACCTAAATAAACCGCTTCTTCGAATTCCCAAAATCCAAAGCCCTaattctctctcaatccccATGGACGACGATGATTCGTTTCTCGACCACAAACTCTGCGGGTACTTGTGCGCCGTTCTCGCGGTCAATCTTCCTCCGCCTCTACGCCCCGAAAAGCTGCGTTTCAACACTCGCTGCGAAATATTCGGGGACGGTTCGGAGGTCGGGTTCAGGTCCCATAATGGCGTCGTGCTCTCGGTAGTTTCAGGTTCCGAGCAATGCGAGGGGGCCGGCGTCGTTGCGGATAAGAGGAGGAGGAAGGTGAGGAAGATAGGGCAGGTGCGCGGCAGCATTAGCGTGGTGCACCAGCTGCACGCTCTGGTGACGCACAGGTGCGTGAAGGTCAATGCCCGCGTGGTTTGGGTCGGTGGTGGTGATGTTGAGGTGAGGGCGGTGGTGCTGGTGGACGTGTACGTGCCGATCGTGGCGTGGAGCGGATGGCAGTTTCCGCGGTCCGGTGGGATTGCAGGCGCGCTTTTTAGGCACTTGAGGTGTGGTGCTATTTTCATTTGTTGAAACTCGGTGATTGTGTATGCATTGTTGAATTcactttaagaaaaaaacaaattaaaactatCAAATTAATTCTTTTAAGAGACAAGTACTCTTctttacttaatttattgaatctCTCTTAGCAGTAAATGCTGAGCT from Corylus avellana chromosome ca1, CavTom2PMs-1.0 encodes the following:
- the LOC132167136 gene encoding putative disease resistance RPP13-like protein 1, yielding MAVGEAFLSAFLQVLFDRLASREFIDLVRSRKYDDLLEKLKITLLTVTALLNDAEEKQFHSPAVEKWLHMAKDVLYDAEDILDELATEALKCKVEAESQASPNQVWNWSFISTPSSREIESKLKNIIEKLQLIAKYKEALGLKDSVGGSSSGLKQRLPTTSLVDETCVYGRNHEKGLIIELLLRDAPIMNRIGVVPIFGMGGIGKTTLAQIVYNDERVEEHFDLRIWVCVSDQFDVVRVTKTIFRSITWENTDLNDLNLLQVSLKGKLVGKRFLLVLDDVWNKRNNDWDLLWKPLKTGARGSKILVTTRNRDVASSMGTVPAHHLRGLSFDDCWSLFTSQAFENRNIDFYPNLEAIGREVVEKCEGLPLAAKRLGILLRSRQEEDEWKDILNRKIWDLPDDESDILQSLRLSYHHLPAHLKQCFAYCSIFPPGYEFDKDSLVLLWMAEGFVLQPNAKKRLEDVGGEYFLELVSRSFFQESIDKESRFMMHGLMKDLAHIVSGEFCFRLEDNLKDGNQNRIHEKARHSSYLRGRRDVLSKFDAFNGFERLRTFLPLDPTGTIGISYLANQVPRDLLPKLRYLRVLSFNACCLTELPDSIGDLKHLRYLDLSHTAIKTLPDSTGTLYNLQTLILLQCRSLTKLPADMGKLMCLRHLCMSGSRLKEMPQQICRLKNLQTLSTFTVGKDGGLGIRDLRDMSQLQGSLVISGLQNVVSFTDAMEANLKDKQGLDQLVFQWSNGFEDSVNFVDAEGVPDQTVFPWRNSIEDSVNYVVAEGVSDMSQDSVRGMESYTHEPAEQTLGWSNSLGSSRNESVETDVLEMLQPHRNITQIIIRDYGGTIFPTWIGSPLFSNLIVLRLSNCSKCSHLPPVGQLPSLKDLMVEGMEGIKRIGAEFYGDGCFSAMPFPSLETLKFENMLLWEEWSSSGVEGRGDFNNLQQIEIRNCPKLRKLLHHFPALKKMSIMGCEALESLPRVLTVDENLKQGSEFPCLLELSIRTCPNLRELPHLFPSLAMLEINGCQELAELPGLPSIRELEVNKFDERVLQSIGNLSSLTYLRVCQISMLICLLERFLQKLTALEELQIANLGELTTLSNELGLQNLHCLQRLEISGCPFLKELPQSLYELSSLKELRVSKCPSLVSFPATGLPSTLIRLEIKDCKALMFLPEWKMLNNEKVFPLLEYLVIEGCSSLKSLPGGQLPSTLKKIEIHDCMSLESLPEQMQSNICLEFFKISCCHSIMFFSEGTFGLSTVTSSTVMNLKELFISSCKNLKSLPGGLHNLKRLDYLEVVECPLLLSFPEPGLPTKLRSVKISNCRSLKYLPNQMYSLTSLEELRIDGCSSLASFPEGGLPANLLSLSILDSENLRPSYEWGLHRLTCLMDLSFGGCQGLVSFPDKCLLPSNLSSLHLERLPNLESLPQGLENLTSLDNLEIWECDRLVALPDSSNTLELGFLGYPLIYSY